One segment of Bacteroidales bacterium DNA contains the following:
- a CDS encoding Spy/CpxP family protein refolding chaperone — translation MKKFMLTFVALIFIGSTILTAQTAENKESENTKICCNGKMWQDIPDLTQEQTKKIEDLQIAHLKEVNQLRAQVAEKRAHLKTLQSADKVDNAAINKTIDEITAIQNDLMKKNEAHRQAVRNVLTDKQRVIFDAKHCGKMHGKGADCCGDKGGMKGKDCGQHNGQGTGNGCGHQQHGDKGCCKH, via the coding sequence ATGAAAAAATTCATGTTAACTTTCGTTGCCTTAATTTTTATAGGCAGTACTATCTTAACAGCTCAAACCGCTGAAAATAAAGAAAGTGAAAATACTAAAATCTGCTGCAATGGCAAAATGTGGCAAGACATTCCTGATTTAACTCAGGAACAAACAAAGAAAATCGAAGATCTTCAAATTGCTCATTTAAAAGAAGTAAACCAACTCAGAGCACAGGTTGCTGAAAAAAGAGCTCATTTAAAAACCTTACAATCAGCCGATAAAGTAGATAATGCTGCCATTAACAAAACCATTGACGAAATTACTGCTATTCAAAATGATTTAATGAAAAAGAACGAAGCTCACCGTCAAGCTGTTCGAAATGTATTAACCGACAAGCAACGTGTCATTTTCGATGCCAAACATTGTGGCAAAATGCACGGAAAGGGTGCCGATTGCTGTGGCGATAAAGGAGGAATGAAAGGTAAAGATTGTGGGCAACACAATGGTCAAGGAACTGGCAATGGTTGCGGACATCAACAACATGGTGATAAAGGTTGTTGCAAACACTAA
- a CDS encoding PKD domain-containing protein: MKNILVLLFFLPLISYSQNQTISLDGTTHNTSGQYCGYWFYDSGGSGANYGNNQDYWITLQGNVAPNTHVRISFANFDIAADDTLYIYDGPSTASPLLSKHNNNFNPLINGNTMVQASLSNTSGSLTVRLKTNGSNTGAGWNATILCGQMCQSIVPQIDVVNTLPTPHVENGFTYIDICQGETITFAALANASVFPENDILYHQDASNCVFHWVFGDGNMADGQTVTHSYAIVGGYNVFLSITDNHGCVSTQQLYIRVRIASEHIVTINPPSELCTGDSLFISATSDPSSIVVTTSNTSLTQTEQFNTVTYIPDGPNCPQQCYGTPVTFTNFPPGATIESAADISEICINMEHSFTGDLSFRIICPNGQSAVLDSYDNSGGSSMGQADDTDCGACSANPPGCGQGTGWTYCWSEIYPTQGLLNDLDAGTSPIPATDQIAHTNYIQPQNPLTSLVGCPLNGTWSIEICDNWGIDDGWVFWWSLTLQNQALLSGWTYSVPVDYVTFQGYNYQSLTDTTGYMIADSIGTFPYTAIVYDVFGCSYTGNFNVSVGGVVPPVLGPDTAVCQGQSVTLTAHGGQFYTWNTGQSGATLTVTPTHTTTYTVTVTAGNGCTLTDDITINIIVPPNSQAGPDDSVCSHQYTMQAIASVGIGTWTASGPGTVNFDNNHLANTNVTVSADGLYSFIWSEDNNGCISRDTVQIRFTTMPTANAGTDISLCQLNTTLAAIPSVGNGSWTQISGPGVINFNDSTSATSSISTTTEGIYTLQWTENNGYGCVQSDLVTVTLWNQPQANAGILDSICALSYQLNAIPSYGVGT; the protein is encoded by the coding sequence ATGAAAAACATACTTGTACTTTTATTTTTTTTACCATTAATATCCTACAGCCAAAATCAAACCATTAGTCTTGATGGTACAACTCATAATACATCAGGTCAGTATTGTGGATATTGGTTTTATGATAGCGGTGGTAGCGGTGCCAATTATGGTAATAATCAAGATTATTGGATAACATTGCAAGGAAATGTAGCTCCCAATACACATGTTAGAATAAGTTTTGCCAATTTCGATATTGCTGCCGACGATACACTTTACATATACGATGGACCTTCAACCGCCTCACCCTTACTAAGCAAACACAATAACAATTTTAACCCACTCATAAACGGAAATACGATGGTTCAAGCATCATTATCGAATACAAGTGGTAGTTTAACTGTTCGTTTAAAAACCAACGGCAGTAATACAGGAGCCGGTTGGAATGCTACTATTTTGTGCGGTCAAATGTGTCAGTCTATTGTTCCACAAATAGATGTAGTTAATACATTACCAACTCCTCATGTAGAAAATGGATTTACTTATATTGATATCTGTCAAGGCGAAACTATAACCTTTGCAGCTTTAGCTAATGCCAGTGTTTTTCCCGAAAATGATATTTTATATCATCAAGATGCAAGCAACTGTGTTTTCCACTGGGTATTTGGCGATGGCAATATGGCCGATGGTCAAACTGTAACTCACTCCTATGCTATTGTGGGCGGATACAATGTTTTTTTAAGTATTACCGATAATCATGGATGCGTAAGTACACAACAATTATATATACGTGTACGCATCGCTTCTGAACATATTGTAACAATCAATCCCCCATCAGAATTATGTACCGGAGACTCTCTTTTTATTAGTGCAACTTCCGACCCATCTTCTATCGTTGTTACCACTTCTAATACATCGTTAACCCAAACCGAACAATTTAATACGGTAACTTATATCCCCGATGGTCCTAATTGTCCTCAACAATGTTACGGCACGCCCGTTACTTTTACTAATTTCCCTCCAGGAGCTACGATTGAATCAGCAGCCGATATTTCAGAAATATGCATCAACATGGAACACTCCTTTACAGGTGATTTATCTTTCAGAATTATTTGCCCAAACGGACAAAGTGCTGTTCTAGATAGTTACGACAACTCTGGAGGTTCATCTATGGGACAAGCAGACGATACCGATTGTGGAGCTTGTTCAGCCAATCCACCCGGATGCGGGCAAGGTACTGGTTGGACCTATTGCTGGTCAGAAATATATCCAACACAAGGACTTTTGAATGATTTAGATGCCGGAACAAGTCCAATACCTGCTACTGATCAAATAGCTCATACAAATTATATTCAACCACAAAATCCGCTCACAAGTCTTGTTGGATGTCCGCTTAATGGCACATGGAGCATTGAGATATGCGATAATTGGGGCATTGACGATGGCTGGGTATTCTGGTGGTCGCTAACGCTTCAAAATCAAGCCTTACTTTCGGGTTGGACTTATAGTGTACCTGTCGATTATGTTACATTTCAAGGTTATAATTATCAAAGCCTTACCGACACTACCGGTTATATGATTGCCGATTCTATTGGAACATTCCCATATACAGCTATTGTGTATGATGTTTTTGGTTGCTCATATACCGGTAATTTTAATGTCTCAGTGGGTGGTGTTGTACCTCCTGTTCTTGGTCCCGACACCGCGGTTTGCCAAGGTCAATCGGTTACTCTCACTGCTCATGGTGGTCAGTTCTATACATGGAACACAGGACAAAGCGGAGCCACATTAACCGTTACACCTACTCATACAACCACTTATACTGTTACTGTTACAGCTGGCAATGGCTGCACACTTACCGATGATATTACGATAAACATTATTGTACCCCCTAATTCACAAGCAGGACCAGATGATTCTGTTTGTAGTCATCAATATACCATGCAAGCCATTGCTTCGGTAGGAATAGGTACGTGGACGGCTTCAGGACCTGGTACAGTAAATTTTGACAACAATCATTTAGCGAATACAAATGTAACCGTTAGTGCCGATGGCTTATATTCGTTTATTTGGTCCGAAGATAATAACGGTTGTATTTCTAGAGACACCGTACAAATTCGATTTACTACCATGCCCACCGCCAACGCAGGCACCGATATTAGTTTATGTCAACTGAATACCACTTTAGCGGCTATTCCAAGTGTTGGCAATGGCTCATGGACACAAATAAGCGGACCTGGAGTTATAAACTTTAATGATTCAACTAGTGCTACAAGTTCTATTAGTACCACAACCGAAGGCATATACACACTTCAATGGACTGAAAACAACGGATATGGTTGTGTTCAAAGCGATTTGGTTACTGTTACTCTCTGGAACCAACCTCAAGCCAATGCCGGAATTCTTGATTCAATATGTGCTTTGTCGTATCAACTAAATGCTATACCCTCTTATGGCGTAGGTACATAG
- a CDS encoding gliding motility-associated C-terminal domain-containing protein, translating into MHGIYQYQWTEDNHGCISSDTVTIIFNYTPTSTFTVEPIHCFGDTTLVTFTGMVDSAVVYNWNFGNAQIISGNNGGPYQISYNTDGTFSISLTVSQHGCVSNPTTVLVNNPPLLEVSLQKTDISCFGAMDGKIFSSVTGGTAPYFYHWSNGGVASFITNVLQGNYTVTVTDMQGCTVKASEYIYEPNKLFIDIPDSVFMCKDSSVTITAAVTGGTFPYQLQWNTGQTQQTITFSPQVTTNYSVTVTDSRQCQASDNLVISIYPPLQLSYFTSNDSICPGELFSIYPSASGGNGGPYTFILNQQPTPTPIHVYPNMSQDYILSVTDGCHYLASINVPVFVYPNPPLNPSSDVISGCEPLTVTFNDGSPDEGQSYVWDFGDGEAAYIKNPTHTFENDGVYTINLTVTTINGCKVTNTYPNWITVYPKPTGRFEPNPIRANITKPLFDFINYSSLADSVQWYFGDGDSSNIYQPNHMYPSIPGTYEVMMVVFSDKGCIDTVIGHVVVEDVYTFYAPNAFSPDDDQINDGFKLFGNGIDESTFSIQIFDRWGEVIWESKNFNEYWNGKVKNGEIAPIGSYTWLAKFRDFNGILHEESGVVNLIR; encoded by the coding sequence ATGCATGGTATCTATCAATATCAATGGACCGAAGATAATCATGGTTGCATAAGTTCCGATACAGTAACCATAATTTTCAATTATACTCCAACCTCAACATTTACGGTTGAACCCATTCATTGCTTTGGTGATACTACATTGGTTACATTTACCGGAATGGTCGATAGTGCTGTTGTATATAATTGGAATTTTGGTAATGCACAAATAATAAGCGGAAACAATGGCGGTCCCTATCAGATTAGTTACAATACTGATGGCACTTTTAGTATTTCATTAACAGTTAGCCAACATGGATGTGTTTCTAATCCTACCACTGTGTTAGTAAATAATCCACCCTTATTAGAAGTGAGCCTTCAGAAAACAGACATTTCTTGCTTTGGTGCTATGGATGGAAAAATATTTTCGAGTGTAACAGGTGGAACAGCTCCTTATTTTTATCATTGGTCAAATGGTGGAGTGGCTTCTTTTATTACCAATGTTCTTCAAGGAAATTATACTGTTACAGTAACCGATATGCAAGGATGCACTGTAAAAGCAAGCGAATATATTTATGAACCCAATAAATTATTCATTGATATTCCCGATTCTGTTTTTATGTGTAAAGACTCATCGGTAACTATTACAGCAGCTGTAACAGGTGGAACCTTCCCTTATCAACTACAATGGAATACAGGTCAAACACAACAAACCATTACTTTTTCACCACAGGTAACAACTAACTATTCGGTTACGGTTACCGATTCACGTCAATGTCAGGCGTCAGATAATTTAGTAATAAGTATCTACCCTCCATTGCAGTTAAGTTATTTTACCAGCAACGATTCCATATGCCCGGGTGAGCTTTTCAGCATTTATCCTTCAGCATCGGGAGGAAACGGCGGACCTTATACGTTTATTTTAAATCAACAACCTACTCCTACTCCCATTCATGTTTATCCTAACATGAGCCAAGATTATATATTATCGGTAACCGATGGTTGCCATTACTTAGCTTCGATTAATGTTCCTGTTTTTGTGTATCCCAATCCACCTCTTAATCCTAGTTCTGATGTTATCAGTGGATGTGAACCACTCACTGTAACCTTTAACGATGGCAGCCCCGACGAAGGACAATCGTACGTTTGGGATTTTGGCGATGGCGAAGCAGCATACATTAAAAACCCAACACACACATTTGAAAACGATGGCGTTTATACTATTAATTTAACAGTTACTACCATTAATGGTTGTAAAGTAACTAATACTTACCCAAATTGGATAACGGTTTATCCTAAGCCAACAGGTCGTTTTGAGCCTAATCCCATACGAGCTAATATTACAAAACCATTGTTTGATTTTATTAACTATTCATCACTAGCAGACAGTGTTCAATGGTATTTTGGCGATGGCGATTCATCTAATATTTACCAACCTAATCACATGTACCCATCAATTCCTGGTACTTACGAAGTTATGATGGTTGTATTTTCTGATAAGGGCTGTATCGATACCGTTATAGGACACGTTGTGGTTGAAGATGTATATACATTTTATGCCCCCAATGCTTTTAGTCCAGACGACGACCAAATTAACGACGGTTTTAAACTTTTTGGTAACGGCATTGACGAAAGCACTTTTAGTATTCAAATATTCGACCGCTGGGGTGAAGTTATTTGGGAATCGAAAAACTTCAACGAATATTGGAATGGCAAAGTTAAAAACGGTGAAATTGCTCCCATTGGTTCTTATACTTGGCTTGCCAAATTCAGAGATTTTAACGGCATTCTACACGAAGAAAGTGGAGTAGTAAATTTAATTCGATAA